The Xenopus tropicalis strain Nigerian chromosome 1, UCB_Xtro_10.0, whole genome shotgun sequence DNA segment GCCCTTAAATGCCAAATCTTATGATTCTAATTAGCACAGTAGATTAAAATCTTAAAAGCCCTTCaggcagtgatgagtgaatccccTAAGCCACTGCAAGCTAATCTGCACCTGACCCAGCCCAGTGCACCAATTTATATACCCGTGCCCAAACTGACCCCCTTATCAGACATCATCAGAAGGGGTGAGGCGAGTGCAGTTATTTAAACCCATGCCGCCCTGTCACTTAGGGGCTGATACAGCAAAGAGGGATTGTGCGTCCACAACCTGCCTCTGCCGTTGGTTTTGGCCTGACTTGCACATAATTAATTATCAGATGTACAGAAAATCCAACTGTATGTAGCCATGGAGTCTTTTCACGATTTGCTTTTCAACAATAGCTGATTACACAAATCTAACCTGAACAAACTACAGAGAATCTCCTGATATGATGTAACTGCCACTGGCTGAGAAAGGAGTCCCAGTAAATACCTGGTATGGTGAAAGTCAGAACTGTTGCTTCTTGCAAGGCTTCATTCCAAAACATGCAGGTGAATGTGTTATTTGATATAGAGGAAACCCTAACTACACTGGTGACATTGAAGAGTTTAGCAGCAGTCACTGTGTAGCTGGTATTAACCAATGAACTCAGGTTCTTTTCTCCATGGACCCATGTGACCTCAGCTTCTGGATACCCTATAGACTGGCATTCAATCTGTTTCACAATGTCTCCTGAGGATGCCATAATGTCTGTGACACGGATATTTATCTCTTTGTAATGAGCTAAAAGGGAAAACACAGTAATAAACACAAGGAAATGACAGACTGGGACAAACTGACACAAACACTAAGCAACAAAGTTGTTTCCTTATTTACCATATGCATTCCATCAACTTATTAATTACATGAAGCATTGGCTGTTGTCATACACAAACAGAGCAGCAGCCAGAAAAGTAGATACACGTGCTCTATAAATAAAAAGGCAATCATCTCTCTGCACTTTTTCAAGATAAAGGACCATATTTAACCCAGTGAGAAAAAGTTTTGTCACAtgaaactcatggatgagattcaatttgagatacaattaaattcagaaaaacttatctcaaagtttatcacataaaaactctaCTGAAGTATATGGGGGAAAAAACGAAACTGAATTTAGAAAAAAGTTTTGTCTCCTTGAATTGAATTTCATCCAtatgttttcatgtgataaaccatgagaactttttttcactgaactgaatctggctcaAAGTCTGGTAATATATTTTGCATAATTGTGACTTCAAGATCATGAGAACAAAAAATGTTGCTTCTCCCATGTATAAAGTTATTCTGCGAGTTTTCAATTTCCCCTTTTTTCTCCAGCTCTTCCCCTAAACATCTCAGGAGCACAGACATGCGAAAAACCATTCCATCCAATGAGGCACACCAGCATTTATTTAAGGGAAATCAGTAAACCAAGTTGGGTTCTCTATCCATTTAAGAGAAGTATATGGTACTGTCAagcaacacaaaaatattttaacttGTGAAATAGTACATGAGAAGTCTTGTCATTTCACATACATCTGCCCCTAagcaattgcatttttatttcatgGCCCTTTATGAGAATTGTGACCGATAACAGAACAGACCTTACCTTGCACAGTCAGACCCATAGATTTGTAGTCAGATCCTTGAGCTGATATAATGCAAATATAGCGCCCTGAGTCAGTAAGCTCTACATTGCTGATCTGCAGGACTGCATGTCCCTTATGCAGTTCTTCCTTTAGAATTCTAACACGCCCTCTGTAGTCTTCATGCTGGGCTGAAAGGTTCTCTGTCCCTCTAATTAATTTGATGACTTCTTTCCTTCCACCTTCTGCCGCAATGTACTCCCAATAGACCTCCACATCATCTGCCTTTGTACCTTTCCCCACCTGGAAATGACACTCCATGTTTACTTTACCTCCATATTCTGCAGTGTAGTGGGATTTGCCAGCTTTTACAGTAAAAAGTGCtgtgaaaacaaatatattaggGAGAGTTGTTAACACTTCTAAACACCAGTACCTACATTTGCATGGGAGCCACAgacaacacacacacagcacaaaaATTATAATGAAAACAAGTAACACAAGCTTGTTGGAGAAAGGCTGCAgctgttttattatataaacacTACAACATTGATTTTATCATTATAAAAATATCTTTTGCCATTCACATACAGaaacatttttaccagccagcCCCTGCATACATTTCTACAAAGGGCTGTCTTGAATCAAAAATGCTTACTTAAGCGTTTCCACACTGAAATTCATATAAACGTCAACAGAGAAAACTACCCATGTGCTGTTAGCCTAAAGGTGTAGGTAGAGTTTGCCTCTCAGGTAGGGCCGTTCTAAAACAGTACCATTATTCTGCGCAATAAGCTGCAGGTACTTGGGTTGCTTGGGGTTTAAGTCAACCAAGCATTACAATATAATTGCCTTCTGCATGGTCTGCCTAGTTTCCCTAACCTTGTGTATAATATTCTATCTTCCCTCCTGCTGGTCTAAAATATGGAATAGAGGCAGCAGGGATGTAACCTAACCTTCTTGTGCatccaaataatatatattttaggcCCTCCCTCATAGGTTTGGAGTGTGCTGCTGCTaatgtaagaaaataaaaatgtccttACCACTAAGTACCCCACAATGGCACAAAAATAATACTGCTATAATGAGTCTTCTGTGCATGGCCATTTCAACCCTGAAATTGATCAGAGAAACAATATGTTTGTTAGTGCAGATCAACATTAGACGACACAGATCAACATTATACTTAAGGAATTGCACATCTGAAAAACTGGAAAGGTACATGCTCTTCAGTCAGGTTTATATTATCAAAGGTGTAACTTTGCCAGTGCAGAgaataaaactgtttattttcacattttcattttttatacagtatttgaTGCACCTTAATGTTCTGGATACTTCATGAATGACTAGGTTTTTAAGACTCCAGATACTCCCTCTGTAAGATTCTATCAGAGAATTCTAGTCCAGGCTCTCTCTTTGAATCTTTTGGCTTCTTTGCTCAAATAATATCTCGTATGGCAACAAATTGTGTTAGACTGCTGTGTTACAAATGAAGGGTGGTGGGGACTGGGAGTCATCTTGGTTCCATGGTCACCTCCTCAGATTTGGAGACAGGTGTTTGGGGAAGTTTTCACAGGTGGAACACCTGGGGAAAGTCCCAATTCACTTTCTGTTCACAGAAGCTCTATAGCAGTACCCCAGCATTCTGCATTGTTTCTTTTCTGGACTTCGATGTTGATATCACGCTGAAGACAAGGGTTGGTCGTACTGTGAACTCAGGAGcactatcatctatgtatctatgtaggTCTCAACTCAAATCTCAGGGGTTGTATCactatctatctttttatctatctctgtctgtatgtctgtctatctgtctgttaTTGTGCTAAAGCATGAATTAACAGTATATATTGTGATCACAGAAATAATCCAATGGAAAGAGTTTATAGGTATATTTATGTCAGGCTAACAGATAAAATTAAGTATTTTACATAATTCaagctaaataaaaagaaaaaagttcttGCATTCAATTCAACTTTTTTCTAAATTTACatttgcataaaaaataaaaaaattaccttgctttagaaaaacataattttacaacATGCACAATTCAGTTAAAATTGCAaagcaaaatgtaattaattaaaatacaattttttactgttttgaaTGACCTGGAGCACATTCAGCTGCCAAGTacagctatatatacagtataatattccTACAGTGAAAAAATCTACCCACAAATATACATCTACCCACACCGGTACTAGAGGTGAAACATCCTATTTGGATACTGTCAGCATTTGTAAAACAAAGCACCAGAAGTGGATGGCAGCCTACACAACTCCTAAACTGAGTAACTATATCTGTCAGTGGGCTGTAATGGTTCTGATGTTGACGAAgacaacattttttgacacataGTGGAAAGTTCTCAGTTACTTGTAgagagcatgggggggggggggtgcagggctggaactaggggtaggcagaagaggcacatttCTAGGGTGCAATGCTGTGGGTGGTGGGGCGTTATGCTTCAAGGCAATTGGCTTATTGAACTAAAGCTCAATAGTTTCCCTTAAGTGCTTTGTCTCTGCTGCTTTCTTACTCTGTAAATTGGCAAAAGATTCCTGTTTCCTTGGATTAATGTCACATGTTTTCTCTGTGGGTGCAAAAATGCACACTTCAAAGCTGCCAACTCCCTCCATACTCTCTGGGGTTACCCTTTTCCAAGCCTCTCCCTCCAGCTTCCTGTCACTATTACCACCACCTGCCATTCCCTCCATTTTTCTGATTTCGCCATCTCATCTAGAACCGCATGCATGGAGTATTCAGTTCCTTGTAACACCCTGAGGTCATTTATCATATAGATAAATGTAAGATCatcacctgggatgtaaaaatacacaagtcacttatacccttaatgggactgcactaggcaaatccataatggagaaggaccttggagtccttgtagataataaacttggctgtagcaagcaatgccaggcagcagctgcaagggcaaacaaggttttgagctgtattaaaaggggcatagattcatgggaggtaaggccccatctagaatattccTTGCAATTTTAGTCTCCAGTACTCAAACAGGACATTACAGAAAAAAGCAACTAAGCTGGTagagggtatggaaagcctcagttatgaagaaagactggccaagttagggttgtttacactggagaacaTGAGTTTAAAGGGTGGTatgttaactatgtataaatgtataagggaatcatataataaactctcatgctttatttaccattaggtccttccaactgacacaggggcacccattctgattagaaaaaaggaggttccgtttaaatattcggaaaggttccagccctgcaccccccccccccccccccatgctctcTACAAGTAACTGAGAACTTTCCACtatgtgtcaaaaaatgttgtcTTCGTCAACATCAGAACCATTACAGCCCACTGACAGATATAGTTACTCAGATTAGGAGTTGTGTAGGCTGCCATCCACTTCTGGTGCTTTGTTTTACAAATGCTGACAGTATCCAAATAGGATGTTTCACCTCTAGTACCGGTGTGGGTAGATGTATATTTGTGGGTAGATTTTTTCACTGTAggaatattatactgtatatactaaagattttttactgtgagagctgtgaagttgtagaattccctCCCTGGACCAGTCATACTGgctaatacattatatagcttcaaaaaggggttagatggctttttagcaagtgagggaatacagagttatgggagatagctcttactacaagttgatccagggactggtccgattgcaatCTTGaagccaggaaggaattttttccccttttgaggcaaattaaagaggcttcagatgtttttttttgcctttctctaaatcaactagcagttaggcacgTTATATTATTATGAGACAGCAATGGCTATAGTCTTATTTCACTTTCAAATTGGTCTCAGATAGAACTGATGGAGGCTCATTATTTACTGGCATAAAGCACTCTGAAACTGCACTTTTTTCATGGTTCTACTACAGACAGATATGTCTCTGAGCATAAGGGCACAGGGACACCATTTCAAGATTTTGCCTCCTGTAGGGGAGGGCTTGTGCACAGGTTAGCCCTAAGGTTACAAGTGAATGGCACAAAAATAGTACCATCATGCCAATATTTGTATAGGCAACAACCATTTGGAATCTCAGGATGCAGCCAAAAAGAGGTAGAAAGAAAAATGTACAGTAACTCTCTGTAAATCTGCATCACCAGGTTGCACCACAACTCTGCtactccaaaagaaaaaaaatacaaaacattttttgaggGCCAGGGCAGGATTCAGCAAGTTTCCAGAACCTTTTCTTTTCTAGCATGAGGACAAATCTAGAAGTGTGACCGTTAAGTTAGTTGTGTTAATTTGACTACCTTTTATATAGTAGGCCTCTACTGTAATACTCAAGTCACATAAGGAGTAACAGCGTGACTAAACAGAACATCAAGAGTTAATTTCAGATTCAGTACAAATTATACTTCTGCTTTTTTTAATCAGCTGTTTTGCCTTTCCCAAGCACCACATGCTTATACATCTGTGGTACAGAGGACAGCAAACCCTTAAAACAATATAAGTTAAAAGACAACAGCTTTCGTTTCTTATTATGAATAATAGCTAGGCACAGCTGCAATTGAAAGGAACACTAAAGGCTTAGAGGCATATTTACAAAAAGGTGAAAGTGAAttgaaaatttaaatattttcaccaaaatgaaaatgaaaattagaTATTGCAGCTTGCTTTCTGGTTCTGCAGACATGAACCAAACAGGCCAAGTGATTTAGGGCAGTCATAACATAACTGCACCCTTTCCAGTAACAAGCCAGGAGTAGATCATGGGAAATCCCACAGGGATCTCTTCTCAGAGACAAAGGGGTTATTCAGCATTCTTACTAAGAAGCAACTGACCCTATGAGCTGTTATGTTATATAGCCCTTTCAGCATTCACATTTTGGGGTTTATCATCATAAACTAGAATTAGGTCTgtaaatatattatgtattaatacagtggtgtgaaaaactatttgcccccttcctgatttcttattcttttgcatgtttgtcacacttaaatgtttctgctcatcaaaaaccgttaactattagtcaaagataacataattgaacacaaaatgtagtttttaaatgaaggtttacgttattaagggagaaaaaaaaactccaaatctacatggccctgtgtgaaaaagtgattgccccccttgttaaaaaataacttaactgtggtttatcaatttcaattttcaatttcaatatcaatttctgtagtcacccccaggcctgattactgccacacctgtttcaatcaagaaatcacttaaataggagctacctgacacagagaagtagaccaaaagcacctcaaaagctagacatcatgccaagatccaaagaaattcaggaacaaatgagaacaaaagtaattgagatctatcagtctggtaaaggctataaagccatttctaaagctttgggactccagcgaaccacagtgagagccattatccacaaatggcaaaaacatggaacagtggtgaaccttcccaggagtggccggccgaccaaaattaccccaagagcgcagagacaactcatccgagaggccacaaaagaccccaggacaacatctaaagaactgcaggcctcacttgcctcaattaaggtcagtgttcatgactccaccataagaaagagactgggcaaacggcctgcatggcagatttccaaggcgcaaaccacttttaagcaaaaagaacattatggctcatctcaattttgctaaaaaacatctcaatgattgccaagacttttgagaaaataccttgtggaccgacgagacaaaagttgaactttttggaaggtgcgtgtcccgttacatctggcgtaaaagtaacacagcatttcagaaaaagaacatcataccaacagtaaaatatggtggtggtagtgtgatggtctggggttgttttgctgcttcaggacctggaaggcttgctgtgatagatggaaccatgaattctactgtctaccaaaaaatcctgaaggagaatgtccggccatctgttcgtcaactcaagctgaagcgatcttgggtgctgcagcaggacaatgacccaaaacacaccagcaaatccacctctgaatggctgaagaaaaacaaaatgaagactttggagtggcctagtcaaagtcctgacctgaatcctattgagatgttgtggcatgaccttaaaaaggcggttcatgctagaaaaccctcaaataaagctgaattacaacaattctgcaaagatgagtgggccaaaattcctccagagcgctgtaaaagac contains these protein-coding regions:
- the LOC101731191 gene encoding programmed cell death 1 ligand 1, whose protein sequence is MAMHRRLIIAVLFLCHCGVLSALFTVKAGKSHYTAEYGGKVNMECHFQVGKGTKADDVEVYWEYIAAEGGRKEVIKLIRGTENLSAQHEDYRGRVRILKEELHKGHAVLQISNVELTDSGRYICIISAQGSDYKSMGLTVQAHYKEINIRVTDIMASSGDIVKQIECQSIGYPEAEVTWVHGEKNLSSLVNTSYTVTAAKLFNVTSVVRVSSISNNTFTCMFWNEALQEATVLTFTIPVSGKSQSTNKRSFQLSLTAIAVAAALCIFVCVYIKKHDLENT